The following proteins come from a genomic window of Populus alba chromosome 12, ASM523922v2, whole genome shotgun sequence:
- the LOC118044813 gene encoding transcription factor MYB35 — protein sequence MGRHSCCLKQKLRKGLWSPEEDERLFNYITRFGVGCWSSVPKLAGLQRCGKSCRLRWINYLRPDLKRGMFSQQEEDLIISFHEVLGNRWAQIAAQLPGRTDNEIKNFWNSCLKKKLMKQGIDPATHKPLGQVEVKEEKICTEKASFQIPQYSKGLPILSNFSAPEPAFIINDTACNSSGLTEASREQFINKQAYDPTAYFEFPPSVVPTGYDSNISSAYHPTVRPLDQNQFETSSNFVFTSMPSLTSFDHGSMSGTDFSDNSASRMSSMFLNEAKESSSNSSNISNYAGYRMGNMVENAAGFSSWDSDDRLESVLQYHQVNGIKTGELKPSPWHEAGQLHAHQNSVDFSSCPLTSLSEDLKGANFDGFHQI from the exons ATGGGACGGCATTCTTGTTGTTTGAAGCAAAAATTAAGGAAAGGTTTGTGGTCACCTGAAGAAGATGAGAGACTGTTCAATTATATAACTAGATTTGGTGTTGGTTGCTGGAGTTCTGTTCCTAAACTAGCTG GTTTGCAAAGGTGTGGAAAGAGTTGCAGATTAAGATGGATAAACTACTTGAGACCTGACCTTAAAAGAGGAATGTTCTCACAGCAAGAGGAGGATCTCATAATCAGCTTTCATGAAGTTTTGGGTAACAG GTGGGCTCAAATTGCTGCACAGTTACCAGGAAGAACAGATAATGAGATTAAGAACTTTTGGAATTCCTGTCTGAAGAAGAAGCTTATGAAGCAAGGAATTGACCCAGCAACCCACAAGCCTCTAGGTCAAGTGGAAGTGAAGGAGGAGAAAATTTGTACAGAGAAGGCATCTTTCCAAATACCACAGTACTCTAAAGGCTTACCAATTCTATCAAACTTCTCTGCACCAGAGCCAGCATTTATCATTAATGACACAGCTTGCAATAGCAGTGGGTTAACAGAAGCTTCAAGAGAGCAATTTATCAACAAGCAAGCCTATGATCCTACAGCCTACTTTGAATTCCCGCCCAGTGTTGTTCCAACAGGGTATGATTCAAACATTTCAAGTGCGTATCATCCAACTGTTAGACCGCTCGATCAAAACCAGTTCGAAACAAGTTCTAACTTTGTATTCACTTCAATGCCAAGTTTAACAAGTTTTGACCACGGAAGCATGAGCGGGACAGATTTCTCCGACAACTCGGCTTCAAGAATGAGTTCAATGTTCTTGAATGAGGCAAAGGAAAGTTCCAGTAACAGCTCAAACATCAGCAATTATGCAGGATACCGGATGGGCAATATGGTGGAGAACGCAGCAGGTTTCTCGTCATGGGATTCTGATGACAGGTTAGAGTCAGTGCTCCAATATCATCAGGTCAATGGGATCAAGACAGGGGAATTGAAGCCAAGTCCATGGCATGAAGCTGGACAGCTCCATGCTCATCAGAATTCAGTAGATTTCAGTAGCTGTCCATTAACGTCGCTATCAGAAGATCTAAAAGGAGCAAATTTCGATGGCTTCCACCAGATATGA